A single region of the Marinobacter salinus genome encodes:
- a CDS encoding MHYT domain-containing protein — translation MMAEYDPSLVAASYVVAVLAAYTALYFGTRLNSAKGAERRRWLVTGALIMGSGVWTMHFVGMRAMPMDVAMSFDSTMTLISWLAAISASGVALHIIGRQDISGGLFAGATLAMSGGIVIMHYLGMYALRMSEDPVFNMGFFALSIAIAVGASGAALAICRKLQNMTGRTVIVTQFAAALVMAAAICGMHYTGMMAMMFPAGAVPAADNGLTGEWIGIPLAVACVALLAVALAVTIMDVRARRRFEERKAEQNEWVEKMAFVDLATGLPNRSGLEQKLLDILARQNACENPFALIYLDIANFRELSDKLDAVKMKGAIRDVTDALKENLTENVFLARYSASSFFAVVPDPDNTDHAFMYKRLRQLDTAIQSGETAVTWRAGQSVYPVTGNSSRKLIRAAMIPRDLNQIGHFSGMKADPELVLPSQINS, via the coding sequence ATGATGGCTGAATATGACCCGTCACTGGTGGCTGCATCTTATGTGGTCGCCGTCCTAGCCGCTTACACCGCGCTGTATTTCGGGACCAGGCTGAACAGTGCAAAGGGAGCCGAACGCCGGCGCTGGTTGGTTACCGGAGCCCTGATTATGGGTTCGGGTGTCTGGACCATGCATTTCGTTGGTATGCGTGCCATGCCCATGGACGTTGCGATGTCTTTTGACTCCACCATGACGCTCATTTCCTGGCTGGCTGCCATCTCGGCCTCGGGCGTGGCCTTGCACATCATTGGACGTCAGGATATCAGCGGGGGCCTGTTCGCCGGGGCCACTCTGGCGATGTCAGGGGGTATTGTAATCATGCACTATCTCGGCATGTACGCTCTGCGGATGTCGGAAGATCCGGTCTTTAATATGGGGTTCTTTGCGCTCTCGATTGCTATCGCAGTGGGTGCCTCGGGGGCCGCACTGGCGATTTGCAGAAAACTCCAGAACATGACCGGCCGAACGGTCATTGTGACTCAGTTTGCTGCTGCGCTGGTCATGGCCGCTGCGATCTGCGGTATGCATTATACCGGCATGATGGCCATGATGTTCCCGGCAGGTGCTGTTCCAGCCGCAGATAACGGTTTGACGGGGGAGTGGATAGGTATTCCGTTGGCGGTTGCCTGTGTTGCTCTTCTGGCCGTAGCACTTGCGGTCACCATTATGGATGTTCGGGCACGTCGCCGGTTTGAAGAACGTAAGGCTGAACAGAATGAATGGGTTGAGAAAATGGCGTTCGTGGACTTGGCGACCGGCCTGCCGAATCGCTCCGGACTCGAACAGAAACTTCTGGATATACTCGCCCGCCAGAATGCCTGCGAGAACCCGTTCGCACTGATCTATCTGGATATCGCCAATTTCAGAGAGCTCTCCGACAAGCTGGATGCCGTCAAGATGAAAGGAGCGATTCGGGACGTCACCGATGCGCTCAAGGAGAACCTGACTGAAAACGTCTTTCTTGCCCGTTACTCTGCCAGTTCCTTTTTTGCAGTGGTGCCGGATCCTGACAACACTGACCACGCCTTCATGTACAAGCGCCTGCGGCAGCTTGATACAGCCATTCAGTCGGGTGAGACAGCCGTTACCTGGCGTGCGGGGCAGTCAGTGTACCCGGTGACTGGTAATTCCAGCCGCAAGCTGATCCGCGCAGCCATGATTCCCCGCGATCTGAACCAGATCGGGCATTTCTCCGGTATGAAGGCAGACCCGGAGCTGGTACTGCCCAGTCAGATCAACAGCTGA
- a CDS encoding DUF748 domain-containing protein, translating to MAESRQRSHLTRNLVIGFLILVVLYALAGFLLLPWWIERAIPEQLAQRMGWQSQIESVRVNPFALSVETVGLSAQDAEGKEVVGFDRLFLDLGFFQLLRGIVGFQAIQLQEPFIRLDLLEDYSVNFARDWQNHNSPSDQPQETGAEPPKLYFQQIVVDGGELLFRDFSQKTPAEFQITPLDLTLNDLATWRRDGRDSDYSLLAAIGSQTIEWEGDLSVAPLYSKGSLRIVGVGSDTLKHFLAPYLPYDLRGGASPCALITNSRPAKCFT from the coding sequence GTGGCCGAGAGCCGTCAGCGCAGTCATTTGACGAGGAACCTGGTTATCGGGTTTCTCATTCTTGTTGTTCTCTACGCACTCGCCGGATTCCTGCTGCTTCCCTGGTGGATAGAGCGGGCCATACCGGAGCAACTCGCCCAGCGGATGGGCTGGCAGAGCCAGATTGAAAGCGTCAGAGTGAATCCGTTCGCACTCAGTGTCGAGACCGTGGGCCTGTCTGCCCAGGATGCCGAGGGCAAAGAGGTGGTCGGGTTTGATCGCCTGTTCCTTGATCTGGGTTTTTTCCAACTGCTCCGTGGCATCGTTGGTTTTCAGGCGATCCAGTTACAGGAACCCTTCATCCGGCTGGACCTGCTAGAGGATTACAGTGTCAATTTTGCCAGGGACTGGCAGAACCATAACTCACCGTCGGACCAGCCCCAAGAGACCGGTGCAGAACCGCCGAAGCTCTACTTTCAACAGATCGTTGTTGATGGCGGCGAACTGCTGTTCCGGGATTTCAGCCAGAAAACGCCGGCGGAATTTCAGATAACCCCCCTGGATCTGACTCTGAATGATCTTGCGACCTGGCGCCGGGACGGTCGCGACAGCGATTATTCCCTGCTGGCGGCGATCGGTAGCCAGACCATTGAGTGGGAAGGCGACCTGAGTGTTGCTCCGCTCTATTCCAAAGGTTCCCTGCGTATCGTCGGTGTCGGGTCCGATACCCTGAAGCACTTTCTGGCACCCTATTTACCCTACGATCTTCGCGGGGGCGCGTCACCCTGCGCTCTGATTACGAACTCCAGGCCGGCGAAGTGTTTTACCTGA